Proteins encoded in a region of the Raphanus sativus cultivar WK10039 chromosome 8, ASM80110v3, whole genome shotgun sequence genome:
- the LOC108822720 gene encoding casein kinase 1-like protein 11 produces MDQVVVIGGKFKLGRKLGSGSFGELYLGINIQTGEEVAVKLEPVKTRHPQLQYESKIYLFLQGGTGVPHLKWFGVEGEYSCMVIDLLGPSLEDLFNYSNRIFSLKSVCMLADQLICRVEYMHTRGFLHRDIKPDNFLMGLGRKANQVYIIDYGLAKKYKDLQTQKHIPYRENKNLTGTARYASVNTHLGIEQSRRDDLESLGYVLMYFLRGSLPWQGLRGGTKKQKYDKISEKKMLTPAEVLCKSYPSEFTSYFHYCRSLRFEDKPDYSYLRRLFRDLFIREGYQLDYVFDWTNLKYPQTGSSSRPRPTPRPALDPSGSPADRSEKPKVGKDLRERFTGAIEAFTRRNVSSQGVHGDRSRFNTSSSDVKKDKHESDKHRSSSRNGSRGVMSSSRPGSSAEPIENRSSRLFSSTTQRVQQSYESKPSSGAGHEDAIRRFELLTIGSGKKRK; encoded by the exons ATGGATCAGGTAGTAGTCATCGGTGGAAAGTTTAAGTTGGGTAGGAAACTCGGTAGTGGATCCTTTGGCGAACTTTATTTAG GGATCAATATTCAAACTGGAGAAGAAGTCGCAGTTAAGCtg GAACCTGTGAAGACAAGGCATCCTCAACTGCAGTATGAAtccaaaatttatttgtttcttcaAGGAGGAA CTGGTGTTCCCCATCTCAAATGGTTTGGAGTCGAGGGTGAATACAGCTGCATGGTTATCGACCTTCTCGGCCCCAGCTTGGAAGATTTGTTCAACTACTCCAATCGTATCTTCTCTTTGAAATCTGTTTGTATGCTTGCTGATCAATTG ATATGCAGAGTTGAGTACATGCATACCCGGGGTTTTCTTCACCGGGATATCAAACCTGACAACTTTTTGATGGGTCTTGGCCGCAAAGCCAACCAG GTTTATATCATTGATTATGGCCTTGCTAAAAAATACAAGGATCTTCAGACACAGAAGCATATACCATACAG GGAAAACAAGAATCTTACAGGAACTGCACGGTATGCAAGTGTGAATACGCACCTTGGGATTG AGCAAAGTAGAAGAGATGATCTGGAGTCGCTGGGTTATGTGTTGATGTATTTTCTACGAGGAAG TCTTCCATGGCAAGGTCTAAGAGGTGGCACCAAGAAGCAAAAGTATGACAAGATTAGTGAAAAGAAGATGCTTACTCCTGCTGAG GTTCTTTGCAAGTCATATCCATCAGAGTTCACCTCGTATTTCCATTACTGTCGGTCATTGAGATTTGAAGACAAACCAGATTATTCATATCTCAGAAGACTTTTCAGAGACCTTTTCATTCGTGAAG GTTACCAGCTCGACTACGTGTTTGATTGGACAAACTTGAAATATCCTCAGACTGGCTCTAGTTCGAGACCAAGG CCAACTCCAAGACCAGCCTTGGACCCCTCAGGATCACCTGCAgacagatctgaaaaacctaaAG TGGGAAAGGACCTGAGAGAAAGATTTACAGGAGCAATAGAGGCATTCACCAGACGTAATGTATCAAGCCAAGGCGTTCATGGTGATCGCTCTAGATTCAACACATCTTCTTCTGATGTCAAAAAAGACAAG CACGAGTCTGATAAACATCGTTCTTCATCTCGAAATGGAAGTAGAGGTGTGATGTCAAGCAGCAGACCTGGCTCGTCAGCTGAGCCTATTGAGAACCGCTCAAGCCGACTATTTTCAAGTACAACTCAGCGGGTTCAACAGAGCTATGAATCCAAGCCATCATCTGGAGCTGGACATGAGGATGCCATAAGAAGATTCGAGCTCCTTACCATCGGCTCTGGGAAGAAAAGGAAATGA
- the LOC108822719 gene encoding kinesin-like protein KIN-10A isoform X2: protein MAPTPSSSSQPNQTQFTLTRTPQTKHRLNFNSKTPNPDHTPPEHPVEVIGRIRDYPDRKEEKPPSILQVNPDNQTVLRVRADAEGGYRDFTLDGVSLSEEEGVGSFYERFVEERVRGVKGGDKCTIVMYGPTGAGKSHTMFGCKKEPGIVYRSLRDILGGDGVGFVQVTVLEVYNEEIYDLLSTSSSNNLGIKGGTTKIILDVPTVGGRLMLVDMAGSENIDQAGQTGFEAKMQTAKINQGNIALKRVVESIANGDSHVPFRDSKLTMLLQDSFEDDKSKILMILCASPDPREMHKTLCTLEYGAKAKCIVRGSHTRNKDKNGGGESSSAVILGTRIAAMDEFISKLQSEKKQKEKERKDAQKQLKKKEDEVAALRSLLLQKEACPTNEEVIKKKVNERTMSLKAELEKKLEECRRMAEEFVEMERRRMEERIMQQQEELDMLRRRLEEIEVEFRRSRGTDETSGFAKRLRSLYSDDDMVKSMDLDMGKSMDLDMGDPETVKQVWGAAVSYQSSNTTSSNLSNVLQPKTRENMMYPDRVCLSTVFEEEEVEEDEEKVIVEDKSICSITTPMPCLNFEGLGKENCLNSTTDDKESASSRKVRIENIFTLCGNQRELSGKDKVLQAKNDQLFPATNKAEALAVEEAKENNITVDGSKNGQIDKKMQFTPISKVH from the exons ATGGCACCAACACCATCATCCTCCTCAcaaccaaaccaaacccaatTCACCTTAACCAGAACCCCACAAACCAAACACCGCCTCAATTTCAACTCCAAAACCCCAAACCCAGACCATACCCCACCGGAGCACCCGGTCGAAGTAATCGGCCGGATCCGAGACTACCCAGACCGCAAGGAGGAGAAACCACCTTCGATCCTGCAAGTAAACCCAGACAACCAAACGGTCCTCCGAGTCAGAGCCGATGCCGAGGGTGGGTACAGAGACTTCACCCTCGACGGAGTGTCTCTCTCGGAGGAAGAAGGTGTGGGATCGTTTTACGAGAGGTTTGTGGAAGAGAGGGTTAGAGGGGTGAAGGGTGGGGATAAATGTACGATCGTGATGTATGGACCTACTGGCGCTGGTAAGAGCCATACCATGTTTGGTTGTAAGAAGGAACCTGGGATTGTGTATCGGTCCTTGAGGGATATTCTCGGTGGAGATGGTGTTGGCTTTGTCCAGGTCACTGTTCTTGAGGTTTATAATGAGGAGATTTATGATCTCCTTTCCACCAGTAGTAGCAACAATTTAGGGATTAAGGGAGGAACCACTAAG ATCATACTTGATGTGCCAACTGTTGGGGGAAGGTTGATGCTTGTTGACATGGCTGGTTCAGAGAATATAGACCAAGCTGGCCAAACTGGATTTGAAGCAAAGATGCAA ACTGCTAAGATCAACCAAGGAAATATTGCACTGAAGCGAGTTGTAGAATCTATAGCAAATGGAGACTCTCACGTGCCTTTTAGAGACAGCAAGCTGACTATGCTGCTTCAG GACTCTTTTGAAGATGACAAGTCAAAGATTCTAATGATCCTATGTGCGAGCCCTGATCCAAGGGAAATGCACAAGACTCTCTGCACTCTAGAGTATGGGGCAAAAGCAAAGTGCATAGTTCGCGGGTCACATACTCGGAACAAAGATAAGAATGGGGGTGGGGAGTCTTCTTCAGCTGTGATCCTGGGAACAAGAATAGCAGCGATGGATGAGTTTATTTCCAAACTCCAGTCTGAGaagaagcaaaaagaaaaggaaaggaAAGATGCACAAaagcagctgaagaagaaggaagatgaAGTTGCTGCTTTGCGATCTCTTTTATTACAGAAGGAAGCATGTCCCACCAATGAAGAGGTAATCAAAAAGAAAGTTAACGAGAGAACCATGAGTTTGAAAGCTGAACTAGAGAAGAAACTTGAGGAATGCAGAAGAATGGCTGAGGAGTTCGTTGAGATGGAGAGAAGGAGAATGGAAGAAAGGATAATGCAGCAGCAAGAGGAACTGGATATGCTGAGAAGAAGGTTGGAGGAAATCGAGGTTGAGTTCCGGCGCTCAAGGGGCACTGATGAAACCAGTGGGTTTGCCAAGAGACTCAGGAGTCTTTACTCGGATGATGACATGGTGAAGTCAATGGATCTTGACATGGGGAAGTCGATGGATCTTGACATGGGTGATCCAGAAACAGTTAAGCAAGTATGGGGAGCTGCTGTTTCATACCAATCAAGCAACACAACCAGCAGCAATTTGTCTAACGTTTTGCAACCAAAGACTCGAGAGAATATGATGTACCCTGACCGTGTTTGCCTGAGCACTgtctttgaagaagaagaggtcgaagaagatgaagagaaagtGATAGTCGAGGATAAAAGCATCTGCTCGATAACAACACCAATGCCTTGTTTGAACTTTGAAGGCTTGGGTAAAGAAAACTGCTTGAACAGTACCACTGACGACAAAGAATCAGCATCTTCTAGAAAGGTAAgaattgaaaatatattcaCCCTTTGTGGCAATCAGAGAGAGCTCTCTGGAAAAGATAAGGTTCTTCAAGCCAAGAATGATCAGTTGTTTCCTGCAACGAATAAGGCTGAAGCTCTAGCAGTAGAGGAAGCAAAGGAAAACAATATCACAGTTGATGGAAGTAAAAACGGGCAGATAGATAAGAAGATGCAATTTACGCCCATATCAAAAGTACACTGA
- the LOC108822719 gene encoding kinesin-like protein KIN-10A isoform X1, translating to MAPTPSSSSQPNQTQFTLTRTPQTKHRLNFNSKTPNPDHTPPEHPVEVIGRIRDYPDRKEEKPPSILQVNPDNQTVLRVRADAEGGYRDFTLDGVSLSEEEGVGSFYERFVEERVRGVKGGDKCTIVMYGPTGAGKSHTMFGCKKEPGIVYRSLRDILGGDGVGFVQVTVLEVYNEEIYDLLSTSSSNNLGIKGGTTKARLEVMGKKAKNATFISGTEPGKISKEIVKVERRRTVKSTLCNERSSRSHCIIILDVPTVGGRLMLVDMAGSENIDQAGQTGFEAKMQTAKINQGNIALKRVVESIANGDSHVPFRDSKLTMLLQDSFEDDKSKILMILCASPDPREMHKTLCTLEYGAKAKCIVRGSHTRNKDKNGGGESSSAVILGTRIAAMDEFISKLQSEKKQKEKERKDAQKQLKKKEDEVAALRSLLLQKEACPTNEEVIKKKVNERTMSLKAELEKKLEECRRMAEEFVEMERRRMEERIMQQQEELDMLRRRLEEIEVEFRRSRGTDETSGFAKRLRSLYSDDDMVKSMDLDMGKSMDLDMGDPETVKQVWGAAVSYQSSNTTSSNLSNVLQPKTRENMMYPDRVCLSTVFEEEEVEEDEEKVIVEDKSICSITTPMPCLNFEGLGKENCLNSTTDDKESASSRKVRIENIFTLCGNQRELSGKDKVLQAKNDQLFPATNKAEALAVEEAKENNITVDGSKNGQIDKKMQFTPISKVH from the exons ATGGCACCAACACCATCATCCTCCTCAcaaccaaaccaaacccaatTCACCTTAACCAGAACCCCACAAACCAAACACCGCCTCAATTTCAACTCCAAAACCCCAAACCCAGACCATACCCCACCGGAGCACCCGGTCGAAGTAATCGGCCGGATCCGAGACTACCCAGACCGCAAGGAGGAGAAACCACCTTCGATCCTGCAAGTAAACCCAGACAACCAAACGGTCCTCCGAGTCAGAGCCGATGCCGAGGGTGGGTACAGAGACTTCACCCTCGACGGAGTGTCTCTCTCGGAGGAAGAAGGTGTGGGATCGTTTTACGAGAGGTTTGTGGAAGAGAGGGTTAGAGGGGTGAAGGGTGGGGATAAATGTACGATCGTGATGTATGGACCTACTGGCGCTGGTAAGAGCCATACCATGTTTGGTTGTAAGAAGGAACCTGGGATTGTGTATCGGTCCTTGAGGGATATTCTCGGTGGAGATGGTGTTGGCTTTGTCCAGGTCACTGTTCTTGAGGTTTATAATGAGGAGATTTATGATCTCCTTTCCACCAGTAGTAGCAACAATTTAGGGATTAAGGGAGGAACCACTAAG GCCAGGCTTGAAGTAATGGGGAAGAAGGCAAAAAATGCAACCTTTATTTCAGGGACAGAACCTGGGAAAATCTCTAAAGAAATTGTCAAAGTGGAGAGACGGAGGACTGTTAAAAGCACACTTTGCAATGAAAGAAGTTCCCGGAGTCACTGCATT ATCATACTTGATGTGCCAACTGTTGGGGGAAGGTTGATGCTTGTTGACATGGCTGGTTCAGAGAATATAGACCAAGCTGGCCAAACTGGATTTGAAGCAAAGATGCAA ACTGCTAAGATCAACCAAGGAAATATTGCACTGAAGCGAGTTGTAGAATCTATAGCAAATGGAGACTCTCACGTGCCTTTTAGAGACAGCAAGCTGACTATGCTGCTTCAG GACTCTTTTGAAGATGACAAGTCAAAGATTCTAATGATCCTATGTGCGAGCCCTGATCCAAGGGAAATGCACAAGACTCTCTGCACTCTAGAGTATGGGGCAAAAGCAAAGTGCATAGTTCGCGGGTCACATACTCGGAACAAAGATAAGAATGGGGGTGGGGAGTCTTCTTCAGCTGTGATCCTGGGAACAAGAATAGCAGCGATGGATGAGTTTATTTCCAAACTCCAGTCTGAGaagaagcaaaaagaaaaggaaaggaAAGATGCACAAaagcagctgaagaagaaggaagatgaAGTTGCTGCTTTGCGATCTCTTTTATTACAGAAGGAAGCATGTCCCACCAATGAAGAGGTAATCAAAAAGAAAGTTAACGAGAGAACCATGAGTTTGAAAGCTGAACTAGAGAAGAAACTTGAGGAATGCAGAAGAATGGCTGAGGAGTTCGTTGAGATGGAGAGAAGGAGAATGGAAGAAAGGATAATGCAGCAGCAAGAGGAACTGGATATGCTGAGAAGAAGGTTGGAGGAAATCGAGGTTGAGTTCCGGCGCTCAAGGGGCACTGATGAAACCAGTGGGTTTGCCAAGAGACTCAGGAGTCTTTACTCGGATGATGACATGGTGAAGTCAATGGATCTTGACATGGGGAAGTCGATGGATCTTGACATGGGTGATCCAGAAACAGTTAAGCAAGTATGGGGAGCTGCTGTTTCATACCAATCAAGCAACACAACCAGCAGCAATTTGTCTAACGTTTTGCAACCAAAGACTCGAGAGAATATGATGTACCCTGACCGTGTTTGCCTGAGCACTgtctttgaagaagaagaggtcgaagaagatgaagagaaagtGATAGTCGAGGATAAAAGCATCTGCTCGATAACAACACCAATGCCTTGTTTGAACTTTGAAGGCTTGGGTAAAGAAAACTGCTTGAACAGTACCACTGACGACAAAGAATCAGCATCTTCTAGAAAGGTAAgaattgaaaatatattcaCCCTTTGTGGCAATCAGAGAGAGCTCTCTGGAAAAGATAAGGTTCTTCAAGCCAAGAATGATCAGTTGTTTCCTGCAACGAATAAGGCTGAAGCTCTAGCAGTAGAGGAAGCAAAGGAAAACAATATCACAGTTGATGGAAGTAAAAACGGGCAGATAGATAAGAAGATGCAATTTACGCCCATATCAAAAGTACACTGA
- the LOC108819270 gene encoding 60S ribosomal protein L36a, protein MVLKIFRPKTCITGARVSQSPLITQPIVTRVLFGSGRHELHRRSKMVNIPKTKKTYCKNKECKKHTLHKVTQYKKGKDSLAAQGKRRYDRKQSGYGGQTKPVFHKKAKTTKKIVLRLQCQTCKHFSQHSIKRCKHFEIGGDKKGKGTSLF, encoded by the exons ATggtcttaaaaatatttaggcCCAAAACATGTATAACAGGCGCTAGGGTTTCTCAAAGTCCTCTTATAACCCAACCTATAGTTACTCGTGTGTTGTTTGGCAGCGGACGGCACGAGCTTCACCGAAGATCGAAAATG GTGAACATTCCAAAGACAAAGAAGACTTACTGTAAGAACAAGGAATGCAAGAAGCATACCTTGCACAAGGTGACCCagtacaagaagggtaaagaCAGTCTTGCTGCCCAAGGAAAGCGTCGTTATGACCGCAAGCAATCTGGTTATGGTGGTCAGACCAAACCCGTCTTCCACAAGAAG GCTAAGACGACCAAGAAGATTGTGCTGAGGCTCCAATGCCAAACCTGCAAGCATTTCTCTCAACACTCGATTAAG AGGTGCAAGCACTTTGAGATTGGTGGAGACAAGAAGGGAAAAGGAACATCTCTCTTTTAA
- the LOC108821707 gene encoding uncharacterized protein LOC108821707 has translation MFDYLYKLLVKLRRLTQSLQHRSNSNFEEKKYREMANSNECGIGPGSVLAIVVVAMMLLFVPLMMGPVAPPTPPLILLFPTVLLFVFLYLHFSSK, from the coding sequence ATGTTTGATTATCTTTATAAATTACTCGTAAAGCTACGGAGATTAACACAGTCCTTACAACACAGATCAAATTCTAATTTTGAAGAGAAGAAGTACAGAGAGATGGCGAATTCGAATGAATGTGGAATCGGACCGGGTTCGGTCTTGGCGATTGTGGTCGTAGCGATGATGTTACTGTTCGTACCGTTGATGATGGGACCGGTGGCTCCACCAACTCCTCCACTTATCTTGTTGTTTCCCACCGTCTTGCTCTTTGTGTTTCTCTATCTTCATTTTAGTTCCAAGTGa
- the LOC108822804 gene encoding KIN14B-interacting protein At4g14310: MSASSTRRRNSGNGENQSSGKKPLRSVTPLPISASLQKSSSSKENPKPGHRPPSFGSTQKPVLRQVPRIDKSAAARGVGVGDGGEGRVTRSKSSGSRGRSSSPSDLIRVLSDSRKRNESRVVGEKVESDQGKSCDRVCEELSSGVVKSSNLEGSTSVVRNSVSDPKADALLGLGEKAEKVVKGSGGALRRKSIDNAGKAMEGSSNVATTKYQSKLHEKLAFLEGKVKKIASDIKKTKDMLDLNNQDSSQGMMLSDLHQKISGIEKSMVHVVDEGKNKTTKAKASVKGLNKEELEDRLFPHQRLLRSRTQSKTVAKVQGFGESSSKAVNVEVKPSGLVEENPIALGFLASLDKEKGALGSGENVLENLEVQEMDTEEASKENNPSKDVNLTSNLAEILRADEDLEEIDEEEKRDEMELEEMENECMYQLNDIGSKTSTGGWFVSEGEAVILAHDDGSCSYYDVANSEVKSVYYPPDDISPNTWRDCWVVRAPGADGCSGRYVVAASAGNTMESGFCSWDFYTKDIKALHIEDGSSRVSRTALAPLSNNTSHGRNALACSLLPEAQQWWYRPCGHLIASTASFQSVVKVFDIRDGEQIMRWEVQNPVSGLDHSSPLQWRNRGKLVIAETETISVWDVNSLHPESLLTISSSGRKISAFHINNTDAEVGGGVRQRASSMDAEGNDGVFCTADSINIMDFRNPSGIGAKIPKLGLNAQCVSSRGDSVFVGNNLRPSSAKKPIGSSSQVQQFSLRKQRLVSTYSLPDSNTHSHHSAITQVWGNSNFVMATSGMGLFVFDTAKEEPLIGGDNGTVKEVIGPNDMYCPSFDYASSRVLLISRDRPASWKHIL; this comes from the exons ATGTCAGCTTCATCAACTCGCCGCCGCAACTCCGGCAACGGAGAAAACCAATCTTCCGGGAAAAAACCTCTGAGGTCCGTAACTCCGCTTCCGATCTCCGCCTCTCTCCAGAAATCATCGTCGAGCAAAGAGAATCCAAAGCCCGGTCACCGTCCTCCGTCGTTCGGTTCCACGCAGAAGCCCGTGCTCCGGCAAGTCCCGCGGATCGATAAGTCCGCCGCTGCGCGAGGTGTCGGTGTCGGTGACGGCGGCGAGGGTCGGGTCACTCGATCGAAGTCCTCTGGGTCACGAGGTAGGAGCTCTAGCCCGTCTGATCTGATTAGGGTTTTATCGGATTCGAGAAAGAGGAACGAGTCTAGGGTTGTCGGTGAAAAGGTCGAATCGGATCAGGGTAAGAGCTGCGATAGGGTTTGCGAGGAGCTAAGCTCTGGTGTAGTGAAATCAAGCAACCTAGAAGGTTCTACTAGCGTGGTGAGAAACTCGGTGTCGGATCCAAAGGCAGATGCTTTGCTTGGTTTGGGGGAAAAAGCCGAGAAGGTAGTGAAAGGTAGTGGTGGAGCGTTGAGAAGGAAGTCTATTGATAACGCTGGGAAGGCGATGGAGGGAAGCAGCAACGTCGCTACGACTAAGTACCAGAGCAAGCTACACGAGAAGCTCGCTTTTCTCGAAGGAAAGGTTAAGAAGATTGCTTCTGATATCAAGAAGACGAAGGACATGCTGGATTTGAATAATCAGGACTCGTCTCAGGGTATGATGCTCTCTGATTTACATCAGAAGATCAGTGGGATTGAGAAGTCTATGGTTCATGTTGTTGACGAAGGGAAAAACAAGACTACCAAGGCGAAAGCTTCGGTGAAAGGGTTGAACAAGGAGGAGCTCGAAGACAGGCTCTTTCCTCACCAGAGGTTGCTGAGGAGCAGAACTCAGTCCAAAACAGTCGCGAAAGTTCAAGGCTTTGGTGAGTCTTCTAGCAAGGCGGTGAATGTTGAGGTGAAGCCCTCGGGTCTTGTTGAGGAGAATCCGATAGCGTTGGGGTTCTTGGCCTCGCTTGACAAGGAAAAAGGCGCATTAGGGAGTGGTGAGAATGTGCTGGAAAATCTGGAAGTGCAGGAGATGGATACAGAGGAAGCCTCAAAGGAAAACAATCCTTCAAAAGACGTCAATCTGACTTCCAACTTAGCTGAAATTCTCAGAGCTGACGAAGACCTCGAGGAAATCGACGAGGAAGAGAAAAGAGACGAGATGGAGCTGGAAGAGATGGAGAATGAATGCATGTATCAGCTTAATGACATTGGATCCAAAACTTCTACTGGTGGGTGGTTTGTATCAGAGGGCGAGGCTGTTATACTCGCTCATGATGATGGCTCATGTTCATATTACGACGTTGCTAATTCTGAG GTAAAATCTGTGTACTATCCTCCAGATGATATCTCACCAAATACCTGGAGAGATTGCTGGGTGGTTCGTGCACCGGGTGCAGATGGCTGCTCAGGCAGATATGTTGTAGCTGCTTCTGCTGGCAATACGATGGAGTCTGGATTTTGCTCATGGGATTTCTACACCAAAGACATTAAGGCACTCCACATAGAAGATGGTTCTTCGAGAGTTTCAAGGACTGCTCTGGCTCCTTTATCTAACAACACATCCCATGGTAGGAACGCTTTGGCTTGTTCATTGCTACCAGAAGCTCAACAGTGGTGGTACAGACCATGCGGTCATCTTATAGCTTCAACTGCTAGTTTCCAAAGCGTAGTTAAGGTTTTTGACATACGAGATGGGGAACAAATCATGAGATGGGAAGTGCAGAATCCTGTCTCAGGTTTAGATCATTCGAGCCCTTTACAGTGGAGAAATCGAGGAAAGCTTGTCATAGcagaaacagaaacaatttCTGTCTGGGATGTCAACTCCCTTCACCCTGAATCCCTGCTCACTATTTCCTCTTCAGGGCGAAAAATCTCAGCTTTTCATATCAACAACACAGATGCTGAAGTTGGAGGAGGTGTTCGTCAAAG AGCAAGTTCCATGGACGCTGAAGGCAACGATGGAGTTTTCTGCACTGCTGATTCAATTAACATCATGGACTTCCGTAACCCATCTGGCATTGGCGCTAAAATCCCCAAGCTCGGTCTTAATGCACAGTGCGTATCATCTAGAGGAGATTCAGTATTTGTTGGCAACAATCTGAGACCATCATCTGCTAAGAAACCAATCGGTTCTTCCTCTCAAGTGCAGCAATTCTCCTTAAGGAAACAGCGTCTCGTGAGCACTTACAGCCTGCCTGACTCAAACACTCACTCGCACCACTCTGCAATAACCCAAGTCTGGGGAAATTCGAACTTTGTCATGGCTACTTCTGGTATGGGACTTTTCGTGTTTGATACTGCAAAAGAAGAGCCTTTGATAGGTGGGGACAATGGAACCGTAAAAGAGGTTATTGGTCCAAACGATATGTATTGCCCTTCGTTTGATTATGCGAGTTCTCGTGTCCTCCTCATCTCAAGAGATCGTCCAGCATCATGGAAGCACATCTTATAG